The proteins below come from a single Thermodesulfovibrionales bacterium genomic window:
- a CDS encoding DUF2275 domain-containing protein — MDCKTIQESLSAFIDGALSAEEKLLVEEHLKSCSKCGEALGDLRKTVERVRQIEEVEAPPWLAEKIMARVRSERPPKRGLFRTLFYPLRIKLPIEACAAILIAVVAMHILKPMQPEMRLAKAPSEETMKGETPSPVRPPDDVSMPSKKPDVAMPKKEEPSSPSSSEEGRGLAEGEQHESSRLKESVPAPASPENKSQLSGKTEIGGSHAESAKAAPPAMKPSVARSADALAKGEVKGGEAPFEPKLKALTNGEVFIQGDDISITVTNMSEHNVEIADGQFINSGFAKVEKKDDRGAWMSVELFTAANVIAKRTLKPRESHVYIWRTAGLSRNGTPVVPGIYRINLGDQTYTNNFEIKESR, encoded by the coding sequence ATGGACTGCAAAACCATTCAAGAGAGCCTATCGGCGTTTATCGACGGTGCCCTTTCCGCGGAAGAAAAACTTCTCGTCGAGGAACACCTTAAGTCCTGCAGTAAATGCGGCGAGGCGCTGGGAGACCTCAGGAAAACGGTGGAGCGGGTGAGGCAGATCGAGGAAGTCGAAGCTCCTCCCTGGCTTGCGGAGAAGATCATGGCCCGGGTTCGATCGGAAAGACCGCCCAAACGAGGACTCTTCCGCACACTATTTTACCCCCTTCGTATAAAACTGCCGATCGAGGCCTGCGCAGCCATTCTCATCGCCGTAGTGGCGATGCATATTCTGAAACCGATGCAGCCCGAGATGAGGCTTGCTAAAGCGCCTTCGGAAGAGACGATGAAAGGAGAGACCCCTTCGCCGGTCAGACCGCCGGACGACGTCTCCATGCCATCGAAAAAACCCGACGTTGCCATGCCCAAAAAGGAGGAGCCTTCGTCTCCCTCCTCCAGCGAGGAAGGAAGAGGTCTCGCTGAGGGAGAACAACATGAGTCCTCTCGTTTAAAAGAGAGCGTACCTGCTCCGGCAAGTCCGGAGAATAAGTCGCAGCTTTCGGGAAAAACGGAAATAGGGGGCAGCCACGCGGAATCGGCAAAGGCCGCCCCACCGGCGATGAAACCGAGCGTTGCCCGTTCGGCGGATGCGCTCGCAAAGGGAGAGGTGAAAGGTGGAGAGGCTCCGTTTGAACCGAAATTGAAGGCATTGACGAACGGTGAGGTCTTCATTCAGGGCGATGATATCTCTATCACGGTGACTAACATGTCCGAGCATAATGTCGAAATTGCAGATGGGCAATTCATAAACAGCGGATTCGCAAAGGTCGAGAAGAAGGATGACAGAGGAGCATGGATGAGCGTAGAACTTTTCACCGCTGCGAATGTAATCGCAAAGAGAACATTAAAGCCCCGGGAAAGTCATGTTTACATATGGAGAACGGCCGGTCTTAGCCGAAACGGTACGCCGGTGGTTCCAGGGATATACAGAATCAATCTCGGTGATCAGACATACACAAACAATTTCGAGATAAAGGAATCTCGATAA
- a CDS encoding HAMP domain-containing sensor histidine kinase — MEGKNFDLSVPGAKENAIASIESAKTELEHALAELNDLPTLDPNVIRYAAHAIKNYLTVAGGCVALLSHALGDSANEQVKTWLEGLQHATKLMIQTVRLLSNAAVAVKLDLKWEKVDLPLLVQRGCEYYADQARGKRVAVVFEPAVEPVYAWTDRVVVAAVLDNLLSNAVKFSASGGVIRVSVIAEPSYVVCSVQDNGPGLTPEDQAKLFQPGARLGPSPTGTELSTGYGLAISKDMIQALNGHIWCESNVGLGSCFSFRLPLYEGQDKAATPSHVSHVTKKQHGAPSRK; from the coding sequence ATGGAAGGCAAGAATTTTGATCTCTCAGTTCCAGGTGCGAAGGAAAACGCTATAGCGTCGATCGAATCGGCGAAGACCGAACTGGAACATGCACTCGCGGAATTAAATGATCTGCCGACCTTGGATCCCAATGTGATTCGCTATGCTGCTCATGCGATCAAGAATTATCTGACTGTTGCTGGTGGTTGTGTTGCTCTACTCTCCCATGCGCTAGGGGATTCCGCTAACGAGCAGGTAAAGACTTGGCTTGAGGGTCTGCAGCATGCGACAAAGTTAATGATTCAGACGGTTCGGTTGTTGAGCAATGCGGCTGTAGCTGTGAAACTGGATTTAAAATGGGAGAAAGTGGATTTGCCTTTGTTGGTACAGAGGGGTTGTGAGTATTACGCAGACCAAGCCCGGGGAAAACGGGTTGCGGTTGTTTTTGAACCCGCAGTGGAGCCAGTGTACGCATGGACCGACAGGGTTGTGGTGGCTGCAGTGCTTGATAATCTGCTTTCCAATGCGGTAAAGTTCTCCGCATCCGGTGGTGTGATTCGTGTTTCTGTAATCGCCGAGCCTAGCTATGTCGTCTGTTCTGTGCAGGATAACGGTCCTGGCTTAACTCCAGAGGATCAGGCGAAACTGTTTCAGCCGGGCGCAAGGCTTGGGCCATCTCCTACAGGGACAGAGTTGTCTACCGGGTATGGTCTGGCGATCTCGAAGGATATGATCCAGGCGTTGAATGGACATATCTGGTGCGAAAGTAACGTGGGGCTGGGTTCGTGCTTTTCCTTCAGGTTGCCTCTATATGAGGGGCAGGACAAGGCGGCTACTCCTTCTCACGTATCACATGTGACAAAAAAGCAACATGGGGCACCCTCACGTAAGTAG
- a CDS encoding DUF4139 domain-containing protein: protein MKAGYLIGSAVLFLSLFCVGQMAPAREEAEKTSSASSGVDDQTGVAVTIYNVNLGLVKDQRSLKLPKGMGELRFMDVASQIIPTSVHIKSLLNTDSLQVLEQNYEYDLLNPQKLLDKYVGKEVKLYSKNPYTEREEIVTATLLSNNGGPIFKVGDEITFGHPGRIIFPGVPENLISKPTLVWLLENSLQSLQKVEASYLTNGINWRSDYVVTLNEHDDRADLSGWVTIDNRSGATYKDAKIKLVAGDVNRAKDELAYQKGMVRAAEAAAKPAAPQFREEEFFEYHIYTLQRPATIKENQTKQISLVNAGDVKVKKELVYYGAQYYYRSSYGEKISNQKIGIFVEMANRKEDNLGIPLPKGTVRVYKRDSEGGLQFVGEDSIDHTAKDEKVRVKLGDAFDVVGSRKQTDWKKVAYDTYEAAFEVSLRNHKKEDVIVRVIEPIPGEWIMLSSSHDYKKTEAFTAEFDIAVSKDKETKLVYRVRMRF, encoded by the coding sequence ATGAAAGCAGGATATCTCATAGGTTCGGCAGTTCTCTTTTTGTCGCTTTTTTGCGTGGGTCAGATGGCTCCCGCCCGGGAGGAGGCAGAGAAGACTTCATCTGCTTCTTCAGGGGTGGATGACCAGACAGGGGTAGCGGTGACGATTTATAACGTGAACCTCGGCCTTGTGAAGGATCAGAGGAGCCTGAAGCTTCCGAAAGGGATGGGGGAGTTGAGGTTTATGGATGTGGCTTCGCAAATCATTCCGACAAGCGTCCATATCAAATCACTTCTGAACACCGACAGCCTCCAGGTCTTGGAGCAGAACTATGAATATGACCTTTTGAATCCCCAGAAGCTCCTTGACAAATATGTCGGCAAGGAGGTGAAACTCTACAGCAAAAATCCCTACACCGAAAGGGAGGAGATCGTAACCGCCACACTCCTTTCGAACAACGGGGGACCCATTTTCAAGGTCGGAGACGAAATCACCTTCGGCCACCCGGGGAGGATCATATTCCCGGGGGTCCCGGAAAACCTTATCTCGAAGCCGACACTAGTCTGGCTTCTCGAAAATAGTCTTCAGTCTCTACAGAAAGTGGAGGCTTCATACCTTACGAACGGGATCAACTGGAGGTCCGATTATGTCGTGACCTTGAACGAGCACGACGACAGGGCGGATCTCTCCGGCTGGGTCACGATTGATAATAGAAGCGGCGCAACGTACAAGGACGCGAAGATAAAACTTGTCGCAGGTGACGTGAACAGGGCAAAGGATGAGCTGGCGTATCAGAAGGGGATGGTTCGCGCTGCAGAGGCAGCGGCAAAACCTGCTGCACCGCAGTTTCGGGAGGAGGAGTTCTTCGAGTACCATATCTATACCCTCCAGAGACCCGCCACAATAAAAGAGAACCAGACGAAGCAGATCAGCCTCGTGAACGCCGGTGACGTCAAGGTAAAGAAAGAGCTCGTCTACTACGGCGCCCAGTACTACTACCGGTCGAGCTACGGAGAGAAGATCTCCAACCAAAAGATCGGCATCTTTGTCGAGATGGCAAACAGGAAGGAAGACAACCTCGGCATCCCCCTACCCAAGGGCACGGTGAGGGTCTATAAGCGGGACAGCGAAGGGGGTCTCCAGTTCGTTGGCGAGGACTCCATCGATCATACCGCCAAGGACGAGAAGGTGCGGGTAAAGCTCGGTGATGCCTTTGATGTCGTCGGAAGCAGGAAACAGACCGACTGGAAGAAGGTCGCATATGACACGTATGAGGCGGCCTTCGAGGTCTCTCTCAGAAATCACAAGAAGGAAGATGTGATAGTGAGGGTCATCGAGCCCATCCCGGGAGAATGGATCATGCTCAGCTCATCTCATGACTATAAGAAGACGGAAGCGTTTACCGCTGAGTTCGATATCGCGGTGTCGAAGGACAAGGAGACGAAGCTCGTCTACAGGGTGCGGATGAGGTTTTAG
- a CDS encoding (Fe-S)-binding protein: MPTSAYLSDLTKCVRCGSCKAFCPTYEEGMRETMTARGRLRLLRGLLTEEIRPSPALNERLFSCMLCGLCETLCPLQIDIIGAFYHGRKVLRDQDPGRKYLRLLTRLSLHRPALSYRIARMLQHLVNPSVLERAGIPFSVTLPPHPLRDDQQVYKPEKKIGRVAFFAGCSTNYLFPHLGASLINVLLRLGYEVVLPKGEACCGVPLRSLGLEEEAVEMAKKNYALFSRLNTEAVLSLCPTCVSALKVDYPKLIGVSLDKVMDVTTFLADRLDLIQPRQGASFTSVTYHDPCHLAYSLGVRREPRELIRRSGVEFIEAGGEGCCGFGGLFSVQYPKISGDLLKKRSDAYRETGADAVITACPGCMLQLGKGMEDKRVFHIIELLEEALC, translated from the coding sequence ATGCCAACGTCTGCTTACCTGTCGGACCTCACGAAATGCGTGAGGTGCGGGAGCTGCAAGGCTTTCTGCCCGACGTACGAAGAGGGCATGAGAGAGACGATGACCGCGCGCGGTCGCCTCAGACTCCTGAGAGGGTTGCTCACGGAAGAGATCAGGCCTTCTCCGGCTCTCAATGAGCGCCTCTTCAGCTGTATGCTCTGCGGTCTCTGCGAAACCCTCTGTCCGCTGCAGATCGATATCATCGGGGCCTTCTATCACGGCAGGAAGGTGCTGCGTGATCAGGACCCCGGGAGAAAGTATCTCCGGTTGCTCACCCGCCTCTCCCTTCACAGGCCGGCGCTCAGTTATCGGATTGCGAGGATGCTGCAGCATCTCGTCAATCCATCCGTCCTCGAAAGGGCCGGAATCCCTTTTTCCGTTACGCTGCCGCCCCATCCCCTGAGGGATGATCAGCAGGTATATAAACCAGAAAAGAAGATCGGACGTGTCGCCTTCTTCGCGGGCTGCAGCACGAATTATCTCTTCCCCCATCTCGGCGCCTCCCTGATAAACGTCCTCCTGCGCCTCGGCTACGAGGTCGTCCTCCCGAAAGGGGAGGCGTGCTGCGGTGTTCCGTTGAGGAGTCTCGGCCTCGAAGAAGAGGCGGTCGAAATGGCGAAGAAGAATTATGCCCTCTTCAGCAGACTCAACACGGAAGCGGTCCTGAGCCTCTGTCCGACCTGTGTCTCCGCCCTCAAGGTCGATTACCCGAAACTCATCGGCGTCAGTCTCGACAAGGTGATGGATGTAACGACTTTCCTTGCCGACAGGCTCGATCTCATACAGCCGAGACAGGGAGCCTCCTTCACCTCGGTGACCTATCACGACCCCTGCCACCTCGCCTATTCCCTCGGCGTGAGAAGAGAACCGAGAGAGCTGATACGCCGCTCGGGCGTCGAATTTATCGAGGCCGGGGGAGAGGGCTGCTGCGGTTTCGGCGGCCTCTTCAGCGTCCAATACCCGAAGATTTCAGGGGACCTCCTGAAAAAGAGGTCCGATGCCTACAGGGAGACAGGGGCCGATGCGGTCATAACAGCCTGCCCCGGATGCATGCTGCAGCTCGGCAAGGGCATGGAGGACAAGCGGGTATTTCATATTATCGAGCTCCTGGAGGAGGCTCTCTGTTAA
- a CDS encoding class II aldolase/adducin family protein: MYEAGFVSYRAGNMSVRTKEGLLITKSGAPLGFLDESLLVAGPLDAPLPGASVELPVHQHIYRYTDAAAIIHAHPPFAVVLSLLSEAILPADTEGALPLGDVPVIIKSEVSDYLEIAGLLRERVAVLMRGHGSFTRGGSLEEAFSRTSTLEASCRILYRLSAVEK; encoded by the coding sequence TTGTATGAGGCCGGCTTCGTCAGCTACCGCGCGGGGAACATGAGCGTGAGGACCAAGGAGGGACTTCTCATCACAAAGAGCGGGGCTCCCCTCGGTTTTCTCGATGAATCTCTCCTCGTCGCCGGTCCCCTCGACGCTCCGTTGCCCGGCGCATCGGTGGAATTGCCGGTCCATCAGCATATCTACCGGTATACGGACGCGGCAGCTATAATCCATGCCCATCCTCCCTTTGCGGTGGTCCTTTCGCTTCTCTCCGAGGCGATTCTGCCTGCGGATACTGAAGGCGCATTACCTCTGGGAGATGTACCTGTTATAATAAAAAGTGAAGTGTCTGATTACCTGGAAATCGCGGGATTGTTGAGGGAAAGGGTTGCTGTCCTTATGCGGGGTCACGGCAGCTTTACACGGGGAGGATCGCTTGAAGAGGCATTCTCGAGGACAAGTACCCTCGAGGCATCGTGCCGGATCCTCTATCGGTTGTCGGCCGTGGAGAAATAA
- a CDS encoding zinc ribbon domain-containing protein translates to MPIFEYRCNGCGEDFEKLVFGNQAVRCPKCDSGDIKKKFSTFGMSGVEHAGSSSGCSSCSSGSCSSCH, encoded by the coding sequence ATGCCGATTTTTGAATACAGATGCAACGGTTGCGGGGAAGATTTTGAGAAGCTCGTCTTCGGCAACCAGGCCGTGCGGTGTCCGAAATGCGATTCCGGAGACATCAAGAAGAAGTTTTCCACCTTCGGAATGAGCGGAGTCGAACATGCGGGGTCGTCGTCGGGCTGCAGTTCCTGCAGCAGTGGCTCCTGCAGCTCCTGCCATTAG